GACATTTTATAGTAGTGACACAGGtcattgtataaaaaataaaataaaataaataaaaacgttGATCATCTATGTTGTCCAGGACAAAGTTTGCAAGGAAAAAGTTTGCAATTCCCACAGCTTtcaattgtgatttttttttcaaatgtatgTTATTGTTTAccttgtttttatttcatgttatatTGAGATAGGAGTATGGGGAGAGTGGAAAATATTGAAGAGCAGGGTGTTGTCCAAGTtctccaccccccccccccccaaaaaaaagaccTGTTGgaccatttttaatttatgtgtCGTTGATTTTGcaaaaagatttatatatatactggACTCTTTGCAAAGCACAACTAGTGAAGGCATTCgaacaaaaaatgttaaaactgTGGTATTGTTTCTTACTCTTTCTACTCAataatgattgtttttaatgtaattttgcTAGGTGACAACAAAGAGTGCTAGCATTTGAGGCCTGGCTACCTCGGATTAGTCACAAAATTTGAGGCTTGGCTACCTCGGATTAGTCACAAAATTGTGGTTTTTACTCTGTTGATATGGGaggttccattttctttttcgttGAGTCCAAGACCTTTGAGTTCTCTGTTGTGGAGGGAGGAACTTATTATATGTTACGCATTTTTGAGAGAAATCGAGATTCTCTCCGATCAGTTTTCATGGGCAAAGAGGGTGCAAAACGTTTGCTAGCTATTGTGGAGGATCTCATGTCTAATGTAACTACTGGAAATTTTGCACGAACCTTTAGAGAGGGTGACAAAGTATTTATCTTGCAACTAGGTTCCAATTCCTATGGCAGATTTTTTATGATCTTGGAACTTGTCCATGGCCGGCGGAAAGGCTTTATCGTGGTGCCAGAAGGTAAATTGGGTAGTGGGTGGAGAGGGTTTGGATTACACTTGCGGAAAGTCATTGTTCCTGAGTCGATAGTTAGCACACAACCACAAGCTGTCCTGAAATAGACAGTGGAGAAGTCCAATTCTCTCCTGATGGCAACAGCGGAGACTGATCGGAGAGGGGGTGGTGGTAGCAAGAAAGGAAAGCCATTAAtgccaaattttcaaaattcaaacacatcAAACTTGCGCAATCATACCCATGATACTCGTGAATTGAATGCCGAAAAAGAACATGCGAGGTCTGAGGCTAAATTTCCGTTTGAAATTCAAGATATCGCTGGCAGAGCTGTATCGCTAGATATTTCCATGAGATTGGAGTGTGGGCCGGATGGTAGATGGAAGGTTCAGTGGTCCAATGTTCAGGAGGTTGTAAAGCCCAAACCTTCAGTTAAGCCTATA
This genomic stretch from Castanea sativa cultivar Marrone di Chiusa Pesio chromosome 1, ASM4071231v1 harbors:
- the LOC142628140 gene encoding transcription factor Pur-alpha 1-like, translating into MGGSIFFFVESKTFEFSVVEGGTYYMLRIFERNRDSLRSVFMGKEGAKRLLAIVEDLMSNVTTGNFARTFREGDKVFILQLGSNSYGRFFMILELVHGRRKGFIVVPEGKLGSGWRGFGLHLRKVIVPESIVSTQPQAVLK